Within Astyanax mexicanus isolate ESR-SI-001 chromosome 2, AstMex3_surface, whole genome shotgun sequence, the genomic segment gttctggaaaaaaatcttaaagcTAAAAACTGTCTCAGTTCACTTTTGAGCTTCTTTTAGGGCTTCATGCTACTAAAAAAAAGCTTAGTTTGAATGTCTGAGTGTTTCCTATTTGAAACCATAACAAGAGTGTTACTGAGTCTGTGTGGCTTACTGACTCCCTGCAAGGAAACGTTGTAGACTTTTAGCACAAAAATGCTTTATAAAGACTTCCATTTTATAACAAGCAGATTAGGTAATAGTGTAGGAAAGGCATATCTTAGGCACACTATTGACAATGGCATAGTCAAGCAGAGTACTGCATCCACCTCATATTCAGCATGCAGAGTGCAGGAGGCAGCCTGCGTGATGGCTTAGAGACCAACCCGCAGTGAGAGGATTTTTGGTGGGGATTTGAAAGGATCAAATCGGATGAGATTAGTGTGTCTCTGCAGGCTATGTAAAACAGGAGATGCATTGCATCTCCACCCTCTGTGCATTCCTACTGACTCTGAAATCAGGGAAGAAATTAAAGGAAGAAACCTCTGCTGCCCCTTCAGGTATAATGCACACTTAGTTTAGACAGAGGCCTGATAAGTTTTTAGATCAGTGGTTTGCAAACATTTTAGACCACTTACCAAACATTATCCAGCTAAAACATCCAAACACCACCTACGGAGGCTCACAAAAACCAGTTCACAAGGCATTCATTCATAGTAGagacaactagacatttaaaaaatgaatgaaaaaacgatggaatgagacctttgacGATTGATTTTCATTTCTTAATGGAGAATATCTACTTAGGAAACTAACAAAGGGAAATAACAGAGTGAGTTAGACTTgcaaaaacaaatggaaaaaaattatattgcgatattttgttgttctgcaatgTAAAATATAGGAAATAACATAATTTAGCAACTATCAAAACAGAATTTAGCAGCTGTAATAATTCAATCTATGTATAAATGAATGATTGGAGTAACATAAATGGCATCATCTGTAATCTGGTAGCTACTGTCATGTAAAAcataaacagtgtgaatttttctttgtatcaagcagcaaaaaagcttttaaaatgtttttttttactgtggtgcAGGTGCCACAGTATTATACCCACTGTTTTATACAGGTATACTATACACAGGTCCTGTCCTACAGTGCTGTATTAAGCAAATGGTAACCTTATACAGACCTAGCTTGTTGCAGAGAGTGGTAGAGCATGTGAGTATCATGTCTCATGTTTTAAACTTCTAATGGGAAtctaaagtaaaaagaaaataaatgatctCTACTCAACTATAATCTGTGCTTTATGTTGTTTATTATGCAGTTATTAATCTAAATGCaaacattttagtgattttttagtggcattttttgtttggtttagcTTGTGGTATCctacagggttctattttaggaccTGTGAGAGTGATGTTAATTATCTCAGGAATGTAATTACGAGAATGATGATGTTAGGGCTTACATACAGTGTCTCAGGGGTTAATTGTTGTCACCTGCTGATCACTGTTTATCACAAGGTTATTTATCATGTTCTGTGAGCATTCACACTCTTTTATGTCAAATATTGCAAAGGCATGATTGATGTTTGAATGCagcatttaaattaatttatgtaAATCTATTATAATAcatgaaatacaataaaattatttaGTTACAATCTTGCAGACAAGTGTACActgatgttttaatgtttaaaaaaatctgtatttctacatacatttaaacagatttaccCAAATTCCTAAAAATAgaaccaaaacaaacaaatgagacacaaatatTAGAATTGGTCATTTCTTTAAGGAAATTGATCCAGTATTACAtatgtgagtggcaaaagtatgtgatcTTTCGCTGTTAGTATTTGGTGTGAGCCCTttgtgcagcaataactgcaagtTAACATTTTTAGAATGACATCTGTGCTTAGGGTGGCTGTTTTGCTCCCTGACCTACATTGAGatttagctctggaaaaaaatctgaatcagtttctctgattttgatatttataggtatatgtttgagtaaaataaacattgttgttttattcatttaactatggacaacatttcttctaaattccaaaaaaaaaatattgtcatttagagcatttatttgcagaaaatgagaaatggctgatataacaaaaaaatctcaaataatgcaaagaaaacaagttcatattcataaagttttaggaattttaaccctggttttcaatcacagtttttatgcatcttggcatgttctcctccaccagtcttacacactgcttttggataactttgtgccacttctggtccaaaaattcaagcagttcagcttggtttcatgacTTGTGATTAtcagtcttcctcttgattctatttcagaggttttcaacttggtaaaattaaagaaactaataatttttatgtgtttttttttccagagctgtatattttgatATTTCCCTATTGAAATTATTGATATCATTCAAAATTCATTCTTCCAGGTCCAAATCTACCAACTACCAACACCATGTTTCACATATTAAATAAAGTTCTTATGCTGAACTGCAGTGACTTCCTTTTTTCATGCATAACGCCTCTCGTTTAACAAAAATATCTATTTTGATCTCATCTTTCCACAGACCATTGTCCCAAAAACATTCAGGCTTGTTAGCAAGCTGCATATGGCCAGCAGTCCTCTTGGCATGATCTTTGTTGATTGACCCTcctataataatattgtatatattaataacaacAGAAATTGAATTTCCTCTATTTTTACACTCTGTGTCTGACTGTAGACTAGTGGAGTCCAAATGTTTTAGTGTagattttaaaaccttttttaattGTGTCATTTTCTTTATTGATGACATGAAACACCTCCACAAACTGTGCTGTGAATATCAGAGTTTGACAGACCCCTgtcctttaaataaaacagggcaCCCCAAGTTTCACTTGTGTGAAAGTGTGATggaattgtatatatatttttaaatatagaacATTCTAGAGGGTTCACAAACTTCCAAACACCACTGTATCTTTATCCATGTCTCATCAAGGTCTGCCCATATTTAGATCGCAGGGCATATTGCAATATGTATCGAAAATCACGTAATATTTTACCCACATTGTTCAGCACTGCTTCATTGTAACACTAGAGACAAATCTGAATTTGTAGGGAACTTAACATCTATAATAAATATTAGCTATAGATTGTTAACTTTGTTCTCTTTTACAGCGACAGACATGCATCCAAGGACACAGACACCCCTGTGAAGAAGCCTCAGTTCCACTTAGACCTCTGGTGCTTCTTCACCATCCAGAACTGGGTACTGGACTTTGGTAGATCCATCATTATGGTTAGTAAATGATTGTGGGGGGAAAAGAATTTAGAGTAGAAATATAAATAGGTTTGTTTGGACTGAACACAACATGTTGCTATAAACACAACAGTTTTTACTCAGAGCAGACAAGAGACCTTTGATTTGTTTTTACCTAACAGATTTTAGAATAGCAATTTATCATCTAGCATCTGACTTGATCTTTAAACATCTAAACCATTCAAAATAAGCCAGTTTTTAGTGCCCAGTAAAACGATAGCCCTATTCAGACAGGATTCATTTTTCAGGggaacatctgtgaaaaatattttacatttctactcagtgataaaactcttataTGCTAATAAAAAGTGTTTCTCACCTTTAGTTCAACTTCATTTCGTTTAATAATATGCATCCATTCCTGAAAAGCAGACCTgcaatgcattttaaaatgttaaaatatttggtGGATATTTATGGCTAGTAatataacaaatacaaatatattaaactgaaatgagTTCCTCAAAAACTAAATGTTTGGAAGAGATTTGCACATTTCTTCCTCTACAGTGCATAATATTATTAAAGGAATTAAGGAATCAGGAATAATTTCAGTGCTAAGGAATTaatgaaattaacctagacaacagtcaatcatcagagtccattcctataggtgtgccATACGTGCTTcgggttaaacacacacacagaagcactgcagagcgcaaacctcTCTTAATCccaactcaacaataaacagattaaagaataaaataacattgcttatTCCCTTAAAAGAGCTGCTGGTGTAACTTCTCAGCGTGAACCCGTAGGTCAGTATCCCCTGCTGAGACGTACAAAGCggcgcgctgttaagatacaaatgcgccaaagtcagagctcacctggcttttaaagggaatggcaagtgacacactgattgatttatttcacactGTGACCAAAACACATcagtgattaattaagaaaatttaatcatgccttttgcacgttttgagtaTATTTTGTGCCCTCTTGATTCTAAAGACACACCGCAACTTCCACAATTAAGCTGTGCGATGTGCAATTGACTATGcacactatagatcgctaaaatagggccctaagtgttTTTGAGACTGAaaggcaacattacaaagtggtaaatgctttaccatTTTAGAATTTTTGGAGCATGTTTCATGgctaaaatgcagaaatggatgcaTTAGCAAATGAcatgaaattatatttattttacttcaaaaaATAGTATTTTGGCTGAAGTATGGTTTAGATAATGTTGTGTTGTGTCCTTTTTTTATCTTAGATCCTGTTTCCTCTTCAGTGGTTCCCTCTGAATAAGCTTATTGTTGGAGACTATTTCCACATCGCTTACAATGTCATCACACCCTTTCTTCTGTTGAAGGTAAATTAATGTTGATGGTAGTAAGTATGTGATGTTGACGCTACTGTGGATAAATACAGCATAAAGTATAAAGATAAGGGGTCACAAAGCAAGCATGTGAGACGTCCCTAAAAGCCGCAGTGAGGGggttgtgtgtacttgtgtgttgACCAAATATTTAATCTCATCTAGTCTGGTTAATGTCTCTTTTTTTACTGGGCCAAACTTGCAGTCGGACTGTGTCTACAGTGGCAGTTATTACTGACTTGTTATATATGCAAGGGGCTTTGTTTTATTAACCACCTCCCTAAATCTACCATCATTTTGCATTTGTTCTGTTTTTGCACTGATTGCTGCTGATTACTGACCATTATGGACAAAACTGGAACAGCAAGCTATTTGACACTGAAATGAATGGAAATGTGGAACTGGAGTGTTCTTTATCACTTCTATATGTTCAAATATATGTCTTTGGCCTATAATTCGTAAATATAAGTTAGATTTATTGCCACAGCATTATTCACAATAATATATAGCTACAGTAAAACAATTGGGAACATTTTTCAACCACAAATGCAACAGTGGATTGTGAAAGTGTACAGCCATGCTTAAGTGATGTCTCTCTGacaatgtattgtttatttatccaaatatatgggaaaaaatctcCAGAATTCGCTAGAATAATGCCCTCACTTTATCGaagattgaagtaaaataaattatattgggcTGTTATAATCTGGTAGACTGGTAGAgaacagggatttttttttctatcaagtAAGTTGTTTCATGACATGTATGGTTTATTTGCTTTGCATGATACTATACAGGACATGTATCCAGAATCATCAGTGTAATGTGTGCATCCACAACAGTCACATTGCAGTGGCTTTGTaaggatatattgtgcagccttaaTCCAAATAGACACTAGAGGCTACTTTGTTCTAAGACCCCGATTTACCAGGGCAAATGGTCTTTTTTTGGTATGGCTGGCCATTTAAGGACAAGTCAAGCTTTTTGTCAGTGTCGTCTTTTCAACTCCATTTTTCGAAACTGAAGCCTTCTCTGACATTTTACCAGATCACAAAAGGCACAGAGAAAATTAGAGGTGTGTGTATGAAAAGAGAGGTACTGAGCAGAGGTCAGCACTACCAGACTGAAGATGATGTATGACCCAAACACCCGAAATAATCCCCACTGGCCTTCACTTCTCCCGTAATATCTGACAGCCCTTTCAAAGCTCTGCTTGGGCTGTTGCATAGCCGAGCCCTTTAGCCCACTTCACTTTCTAAAATATGAAATTCTTTGAGTGCACCAAAGTCTCTTTTTAGGGATGAATGTTGCCCATTTTCTCTGATATTAGACTAAAAGCACCTTCATGCAAATCCATAACTTCATAATCATAATTATTTGCTAAGACTCATACCTGTTTTACAGTCAGTAGTAAGACAGTAGTCTTCTTTAATCTTGAAATATTCAGAACTTTTGAAAGTACCCTGAATAGAATGAACCTTTTAAATTTAGCCAAACAGGTCTATTGGTAGTTTTCATTAACAAAAAAACACCAATCATTGAATTTACAAGCTCAATTTCAAAAATGTTGAttttcagtgtaaaatgtaaataaatgtaactaaACACAGATGATTGCAAGGATTCGCCAGTCtgatagacccatattttattcacacagAACACTTATCAGATGTTGACCATTTTCTTAACCATGAATCAATTTTTTAATGGAGAAAGGTCTGGACTTTCTTAGGCACCCATACTGTTCTTCTGCAAAGCCATGCTGTTGTGATggatgcagtatgtggtttaCTATTGTCTTTCTGTAATATGCAAGTTCTTCCCTGAAAGAGATGCTGTCTGGATGGGAGCATATATTGTTCTAAAACCACAATATATGCTGTTAAGCATTGATAGCGCAGCCTTTGAACTGTGCACTCATAACAAGCTAGATGGTCCATTTCCTCTTGTGTCTATAAGACACATTGTGTGTGATATCCAAAAAGAATGTAAAGTTTTGATTAATCTATGCACAGAACAGTTTTACATTATTCCTCAGTCCGTATGAATAATGAGCTCTGGTATATAGAAGACTGATGTGTTTGTGGATTGTGTTGACATGTGGCTTCTTGGCATGAAACAGTTTTAACTTGTATTTTTGGATTGCACGGTGAACTATGCTCAAAGACATTTTTTCTGGTGGTGTTTGTGAGCCCATTCAGTGATTTCCAGCACAGAAGTATGCCAGAGTTAATGCTGCCTGAGGACCCAaatatcaccagcatccaatattaAGTGTCAGCATTGTCCTTTGTGTCCAGGGActtttatgagtttctttgggTCTTTTGATGATATCATGTTCTTTTTATGGTGGTATACCTGATTTCTACTTTTGATATGTTCTGTTGtcaataaaatatgggtctatgagatttgcaaatcattgcattcttttatttacatttattaaaagccTTTATCAGCATCCCAACTTGAAGTTGTACttgtataaaatgtattcatacataatttatagaataaaagcaaATACATCCACACAGGGTTTTTAAAAGTGaacttatttttttgcagtagctgtgtcagtgtatatatatatatatatatatatatatatatatatatatatatatatatatatatatatatatttatgtgcttTAGTGTACAGAATGTAgtatattgtgtttgtgtgtttaaacatTACTTTGTCTTTGTAAAGACTTTGACTCATTTCCTTTGCAGCTCATAGATCGCAGTCCTAAGACGCTGCCTGTGTCTGCTGTTTACCTCTGCATCATCGCTTTTGTGATGGGGGCCAGCATAAATCTGGTCGGAGACTCCATGAATCATCGGCTCCTGCTCAGTGGCTACCAGCTGCACCTGTCAGTGAGGGAGAACCCCATCATGAAGAATCTGAACCCACCTTCTTTGGTACAGAAATTTTCTAATGTTTTGTGCGCCGTGTGCTGAATCCACAAAGACTTCTGACACCAAAGTTCTAACTTAATGTTcgatgatttttttatgtttttgattcTACTAATATTTTACCAGTAGGAAGCGTAGAAATTGTGTAAATGACAGTAGAAGAtctaatattctgttttttttttgtttttttttttacaggttgatTCATTTGAGCTACTTTATTACTATGATGAACATGTTGGACGGTGTTTATGGTAAGTATTAAATATCTACAACAGGCTAACAATGCTAGTGATTTGGGCATAGCGTTGCCCATGcgaaaaaatcatttttaacaccattaacaagctcaaagtagttaCACACTTCATTGGGGAAATTCTAtgggctctgacatttaaaagaacttttaaaaagtgcacaagtagtttattaaaaattaCTGTTTATAATTACAGTACATCTTCATGTAGTTCTCCGGGCACACcttcttgaaattaagtcacaataagttgaCTGAAGCGCATGAATttaaacagattgcaaaatgaactcagtggaaatgcatgaattccagctgttgctgaaaatgtcTCTATAACATTCCTGCACTTTAATGCAAtatgttcccctatcctacctatttgttcatgctgttgggagcatcagctaaagtGCTGGGAACTGTTTGACAAAAGTtcgtacttgttatcatgtttcacttcaccccaagtcaattttacactatatttatcaTTTAACTCTGGGAAATCCTAGTAAAACTGTAATGAACTAAATTGTAATGAAAATACACTAGGAAGCAAATATTACCATAAATATAATCTACCACCTAGAGATGTGGAGGTTGTACAGATAAGACCCACTGTAGTAATGTGCATAGTTTTTCTGACCTTGTAATTTTGTTCTTGTGTTTGGAAATCACTTTTACAAGTGCTTGACTCATTGTTTCCCTGAGGACACGATGCATTTGCATATGGAGTATGTGCTTAGGCTGCCCTACTCACCTCTGCATTTGAGTACATTAACTTAGTAACATCCATAAAACATAAGGGGTGCATTTCTAAAGGACAGAGTTTGCTCACATCCTTAGAGCTGTGCATTTTCAAGTATTAGTACTTTTTAAAATTGTACATTTCTGTGAACATTTTATTCAATAGGTACATCCctttcttcctcatcctcttcctgtACTTCTCTGGATGTTTCACCGTCCTCAAAGTGGAGAAGAGAATGCCCCAGTCAGCTTGGCTGCTCCTGGCTCCGAGTTCCCTGTACTACTGGTCAGTATCCTTCCTTTTAACGATTTGATTCCAGTCCAACTTTCCCTCTTTTAATATAAACCTTCAAGATTAGAAGAGAAATTCCAGCACTGGAGAAGAGTACAATAGCTTCTGAGTTGAACCAGGGGTTGTAGTTTATTTTAATACCAGCCGTTTTCGAGAAGCTGGTAATCAATGTAGATACATCCGTGCAAATTGCAGTCTTCCccctttaattatttattactgtaAAGCCCAAACCCCCAACCCAGCACTgttatttagaattatttataAAAGGGGAAGAGTTTGGCGGTATCAGTTGTAGGACTACAGCACAGCCGTTGCTTGAGGCAGGGCCAAGCGTCGTCTCATCTGACAGGAGATAAAAACAAGGGGACACCAACAAGCTCCGATGTCACTGTTAAACACTGTTTCCAGGGTGTGCTAGCACTAATGTCTCTGAGCCAAACCAGGACACAGTTCAGCACAATTCAAGCTTTTATTGCCATGTAGAGGAGAGAAGTAGCACAGAATAACACTACATATTGTGTAACACAGCTTTTCTTTACGTAAGTCACGTTTACATAAAgtcttgtttttttaagtgttgtcAAGGTTAACAAGTAAAGCATGTAATTAATCATTCAACTTTAATGCGTTTAATGCGTTATTCCTTTGAGCTACTTTATTACTATGATAAATATGTTGGACAGTGTTTATGGTAAGTAATAAATATCTGCAACAGATTTACAatcctagtgataggggcatagcttgcccatgcaaagaaatcactatttttaaacCATTAGCAAGCTCAAAGtcgctccacacttcattggtataGAATTCTGGGGGCTTTGACATTTAAAAGGAGCCACTGAGAACTTTGAGTGCACACatagtttattaaaaatgaaaaatgtagtcCTCTGGGCACCaccttgaaattaagtcacaataatttGACGGATGAGCACGGACAAATAGGTGGGATAGgggagcagattgcaaaatttaCTTTAATGCATAAATTCCAGCTGTAATCTTTAaactttaatgtgttttttttttttacttaaataaatctATTTGCAAAGTTTGGCCCAACGTCCCCCCATCATTCACTCTTGTCAGTGATTTTATTTTGCAACATAAACATTGCATCACTACCGCTGAGTTTAGaagattaacattttattttttcagatagAAATATGGATGAAATCCCACAACTAATTCTCACCCTCTTACCCCTCCCTTCTATTTTTATTCTtctacttttctctttctctctcttacacacactctctctctcttactttcacaAAGACACTTTTTAACAGCTTCCAAAGGCAGTGACAGTCCATATATTCCCTATAATTACTGACAATATCAATGAATGCAAATTGATTATAAAGTGTACCTATATATGTTATGAGGTGTTCGCTTGTAGGTGAGACTGAACACTTAATTACGTTAATTAGAGGAGTTTTAATCCAGGCCTAATATTGGGATGGAGGGAAGATAGAAGTTGTGaatgcatttaacattcctcgatccacagtgtcacatgaatAACAGaaatatgtaccgtattttttgcactatttgccttataatccattgcttcttatgtatgaattttaccagtcaggttgtaaggtgcagtaaagccactctgctgaagtacagcgttaaacaggagttttagttctccagcaccgaggctggagtaacattagcattagccgctaactgctatttccctgttcagaggtgagtattatcagcctgtagcctgctcctaaccccggctaacactgatggagcagttag encodes:
- the cln6b gene encoding ceroid-lipofuscinosis neuronal protein 6 homolog: MQQPTTVRKRQKAALQLQLAFLASDRHASKDTDTPVKKPQFHLDLWCFFTIQNWVLDFGRSIIMILFPLQWFPLNKLIVGDYFHIAYNVITPFLLLKLIDRSPKTLPVSAVYLCIIAFVMGASINLVGDSMNHRLLLSGYQLHLSVRENPIMKNLNPPSLVDSFELLYYYDEHVGRCLWYIPFFLILFLYFSGCFTVLKVEKRMPQSAWLLLAPSSLYYWYLVTERQIFILFIFTFFAMTATVMHQKRKGLVPDCNGLFLLYSFSIVLILLTVWVSCLWNDKILRKKYPGVIYIPEPWAVYTLHIRDKPRL